The Haloarchaeobius amylolyticus genome window below encodes:
- the pstC gene encoding phosphate ABC transporter permease subunit PstC translates to MSTDRVTQDITETASDTPEEKVMNAFFFACALLSVITTVSIVLLLASETVKFFGLTAGLVGYAGETTSLGEFFLGTNWAAGFKPYAFGVIPLILDTLVITIGAAIVAMPLGLATAIYLSEYASKRKRAILKPALEILAGIPTVIYGFFALVYVTPFLDGVFSFLNNGVPGLSGTVFNFPELGTFNALSASIIVGIMIIPMVSSISEDAMSAVPDDLRRASYGMGATKFDVSVGVVVPAAVSGIASSFILALSRAIGETMIVAMAAGSTPTMPSFGQLTLFGTQIPYPNLGTLAIYFEPVMPMTSAMVNIATGDMPTSGVTYHSLFAVGFTLFAMTLVMNVISDLIASRYREEYE, encoded by the coding sequence ATGAGCACGGACAGGGTGACACAGGACATCACGGAGACCGCCAGCGACACGCCGGAGGAGAAGGTGATGAACGCCTTCTTCTTCGCGTGTGCGCTGCTCTCGGTGATCACGACGGTAAGTATCGTTCTCCTGCTGGCCTCGGAGACGGTGAAGTTCTTCGGGCTGACGGCAGGACTGGTGGGCTACGCCGGCGAGACGACCTCGCTCGGTGAGTTCTTCCTCGGAACCAACTGGGCGGCCGGGTTCAAACCCTACGCCTTCGGCGTGATTCCCCTGATACTCGACACGCTCGTCATCACCATCGGCGCCGCCATCGTGGCGATGCCGCTCGGGCTGGCGACCGCCATCTACCTGAGCGAGTACGCGAGCAAGCGAAAGCGCGCCATCCTCAAGCCCGCACTCGAGATACTGGCAGGCATCCCGACGGTCATCTACGGGTTCTTCGCGCTCGTGTACGTCACGCCGTTCCTCGACGGGGTGTTCAGTTTCCTCAACAACGGCGTGCCCGGGCTCTCGGGGACCGTGTTCAACTTCCCCGAACTGGGGACGTTCAACGCCCTGTCCGCCAGCATCATCGTCGGCATCATGATCATCCCGATGGTCTCCTCCATCAGCGAGGACGCCATGAGCGCGGTCCCGGACGACCTCCGGCGCGCCAGCTACGGGATGGGCGCGACGAAGTTCGACGTCTCCGTCGGCGTTGTCGTCCCCGCCGCCGTCTCGGGCATCGCCTCGTCGTTCATCCTCGCGCTCTCGCGCGCAATCGGGGAGACGATGATCGTCGCGATGGCCGCCGGGTCGACCCCGACGATGCCGTCGTTCGGCCAGCTCACGCTGTTCGGCACGCAGATCCCGTACCCGAACCTCGGCACCCTCGCCATCTACTTCGAGCCGGTCATGCCGATGACCTCCGCGATGGTCAACATCGCGACCGGTGACATGCCGACCAGCGGCGTGACCTACCACAGCCTGTTCGCGGTCGGGTTCACCCTGTTCGCGATGACGCTCGTGATGAACGTGATCAGTGACCTCATCGCCAGCCGCTACCGGGAGGAGTACGAGTAA
- the pstA gene encoding phosphate ABC transporter permease PstA translates to MAVDRKHIESFGEVSRTVGTVFRYLLLASTLIGIVSLGVLLAYVGVQAVQPFTADPAWYVFFAATFVLPTLGTGAWVWYNHRHAVPTVLGGLGIPFGGLFLGAAIVMLFLDVFAPTAWLGYWLALVLAGGSLALYRRQRRAGFLEEVVVGIVAFALFVAVVPRLVAAFPFYLLPWSIMWVTFTLPMAAGVTWFVGGQLEDQRTGRIAGGAAAALGLLAAFVGPYLWFFPMPSVVLATFVVIPTTAYAFVVVRDRPTQVPGLVVAGAFILGVLGIRYLAPVLGLAGPESWVDWQFLTSAHSNTAADAGLYPAIVGSVLLMLVVTLMSFPVGIGAAVYLEEYAPDNQLTRIIQVNISNLAGVPSVVYGLLGYGVFINTMNLPVGSVLVAGMTLSLLILPIVIISAQESIRSVPDSTRQASYGLGGTKWQTVRRIVLPQAMPGILTGTILALGRAIGETAPLIFVGLAAVAPVPGGFLGKGSAMPMQLYSWASLFASEEFYTTALAAGVVVSLVVLLTMNGIAIVLRNRYQREA, encoded by the coding sequence ATGGCGGTCGACCGCAAGCACATCGAGAGCTTCGGCGAGGTCAGCCGGACCGTCGGCACCGTCTTCCGGTACCTGCTGCTCGCCTCGACGCTCATCGGAATCGTCTCGCTGGGCGTCCTGCTCGCCTACGTCGGCGTCCAGGCGGTCCAGCCGTTCACCGCCGACCCCGCGTGGTACGTCTTCTTCGCGGCCACGTTCGTCCTGCCGACCCTCGGCACCGGGGCGTGGGTCTGGTACAACCACAGACACGCCGTCCCGACCGTCCTCGGTGGCCTCGGCATCCCCTTCGGCGGCCTCTTCCTCGGGGCGGCCATCGTCATGCTGTTCCTCGACGTGTTCGCCCCGACGGCCTGGCTCGGCTACTGGCTCGCGCTGGTGCTGGCTGGTGGGAGCCTCGCGCTCTACCGCCGGCAGCGCCGGGCGGGCTTCCTCGAGGAGGTCGTCGTCGGCATCGTCGCCTTCGCCCTCTTCGTCGCCGTCGTCCCCCGGCTCGTCGCCGCGTTCCCCTTCTACCTGCTCCCGTGGTCCATCATGTGGGTGACGTTCACCCTGCCGATGGCGGCCGGCGTCACCTGGTTCGTCGGCGGCCAGCTCGAGGACCAGCGGACCGGCCGCATCGCCGGTGGCGCGGCCGCCGCCCTCGGGCTGCTGGCCGCGTTCGTCGGCCCCTACCTGTGGTTCTTCCCGATGCCGAGCGTCGTGCTCGCGACGTTCGTCGTGATTCCGACGACGGCGTACGCCTTCGTCGTCGTCCGCGACCGACCGACGCAGGTACCGGGACTCGTGGTCGCCGGGGCGTTCATCCTCGGCGTGCTCGGTATCCGGTACCTCGCGCCCGTGCTCGGCCTCGCCGGGCCGGAGTCCTGGGTCGACTGGCAGTTCCTGACCAGCGCCCACTCGAACACCGCGGCCGACGCCGGGCTCTACCCGGCCATCGTCGGCTCCGTGCTGCTGATGCTGGTCGTGACGCTGATGTCGTTCCCGGTCGGTATCGGCGCGGCCGTCTACCTCGAGGAGTACGCGCCGGACAACCAGCTCACCCGCATCATCCAGGTGAACATCTCCAACCTCGCAGGCGTGCCCTCGGTCGTCTACGGCCTGCTCGGCTACGGCGTGTTCATCAACACGATGAACCTGCCCGTCGGGTCGGTGCTGGTGGCCGGGATGACGCTGTCGCTGCTCATCCTGCCCATCGTCATCATCTCCGCACAGGAGTCCATCCGGTCCGTCCCCGACTCGACCCGCCAGGCCTCCTACGGCCTCGGCGGGACGAAGTGGCAGACCGTCCGCCGTATCGTGCTGCCCCAGGCCATGCCGGGCATCCTGACGGGGACCATCCTCGCACTCGGCCGCGCCATCGGCGAGACCGCGCCCCTCATCTTCGTGGGGCTCGCGGCCGTGGCGCCGGTGCCGGGCGGCTTCCTCGGCAAGGGGAGCGCGATGCCCATGCAGCTGTACTCGTGGGCGTCGCTGTTCGCCAGCGAGGAGTTCTACACCACCGCGCTCGCGGCGGGTGTCGTGGTGTCCCTCGTCGTGCTGCTCACGATGAACGGCATCGCAATCGTACTGCGCAACAGGTATCAGCGAGAAGCGTGA
- the pstB gene encoding phosphate ABC transporter ATP-binding protein PstB, whose translation MSNEQAESTTTTDPVDDDGSVLETDVTAGLDDDEAGSAGTAQTIVEAQNVNVWYNDDQALQDISLQVPENKVTAMIGPSGCGKSTFLRCINRMNDLIDAARVEGELYLGDKNVYDDDVDPVALRRRVGMVFQKPNPFPKSIYDNVAYGLEIQNKEGDYDEIVEESLKRAALWDEVKDRLDESGLELSGGQQQRLCIARAIAPDPEVLLMDEPASALDPVATSQIEDLIDELAEDYTVIIVTHNMQQAARISDKTAVFLTGGELVEFGDTKQIFENPDNQRVEDYITGKFG comes from the coding sequence ATGAGCAACGAACAGGCTGAATCGACCACGACCACCGACCCCGTCGACGACGACGGTTCGGTCCTCGAGACCGACGTGACCGCGGGCCTCGACGACGACGAGGCCGGGAGCGCCGGGACGGCACAGACCATCGTCGAGGCCCAGAACGTCAACGTCTGGTACAACGACGACCAGGCGCTCCAGGACATCTCGTTGCAGGTCCCCGAGAACAAGGTCACCGCGATGATCGGCCCCTCGGGCTGTGGGAAGTCGACGTTCCTGCGCTGCATCAACCGCATGAACGACCTCATCGACGCGGCCCGCGTCGAGGGCGAACTCTACCTCGGCGACAAGAACGTCTACGACGACGACGTCGACCCGGTCGCGCTCCGTCGCCGCGTCGGGATGGTGTTCCAGAAGCCGAACCCGTTCCCCAAGAGCATCTACGACAACGTCGCCTACGGCCTGGAGATCCAGAACAAGGAGGGCGACTACGACGAGATCGTCGAGGAGTCGCTCAAGCGTGCGGCGCTGTGGGACGAGGTCAAGGACCGCCTCGACGAGTCCGGCCTCGAACTCTCCGGTGGCCAGCAACAGCGGCTCTGTATCGCCCGCGCCATCGCGCCCGACCCGGAGGTCCTGCTCATGGACGAGCCGGCGTCCGCGCTCGACCCGGTCGCGACCTCGCAGATCGAGGACCTCATCGACGAACTGGCCGAGGACTACACGGTCATCATCGTCACGCACAACATGCAGCAGGCGGCCCGTATCTCCGACAAGACCGCCGTCTTCCTGACCGGCGGCGAACTCGTCGAGTTCGGGGACACCAAGCAGATCTTCGAGAACCCCGACAACCAGCGGGTCGAGGACTACATCACCGGCAAGTTCGGGTAG
- a CDS encoding PstS family phosphate ABC transporter substrate-binding protein, whose translation MTENTETGTDAISRRKFVTAAGAAGLAGLAGCAKRGASGGDTTNGGGGGGDELTGNIDIYGSSTVFPLATAVKEGFEDEHSKVKVSISSTGSGGGFSNYFCKGDADFNNASRPIKDSEKQKCKSNDVDWVELKVATDALTVIVNKEADWVDCITVDELKQIWEPDGAQKWSDVRSEWPDKELDLYGPTSASGTFDYFTEAVIGEEDSHRQDYSATEQDRQIITGVKGSSTAMGYLGFAYYSENTDEVKALAVDNGDGKCVKPSIETAKSGEYKPLSRPLFTYPRVQSMQEEPQVRAFAEYFVEQSAERSLVADKVGYVPNSEEEMQAQMDKLSEYLEE comes from the coding sequence ATGACGGAGAACACCGAGACAGGTACCGATGCGATCTCCAGGCGGAAGTTCGTGACAGCTGCCGGCGCCGCGGGTCTCGCCGGTCTCGCGGGTTGTGCCAAGCGTGGAGCGTCCGGCGGTGACACCACCAACGGTGGCGGCGGTGGTGGCGACGAGCTCACCGGGAACATCGATATCTACGGGAGCTCGACGGTCTTCCCGCTCGCGACGGCGGTCAAGGAGGGCTTCGAGGACGAGCACTCCAAGGTGAAGGTGTCCATCAGTTCGACCGGATCCGGTGGCGGGTTCTCCAACTACTTCTGCAAGGGCGACGCCGACTTCAACAACGCCTCGCGCCCCATCAAGGACAGCGAGAAGCAGAAGTGCAAGAGCAACGACGTCGACTGGGTTGAACTCAAGGTCGCCACCGACGCCCTCACGGTCATCGTGAACAAGGAGGCCGACTGGGTCGACTGCATCACCGTCGACGAACTCAAACAGATCTGGGAGCCCGACGGCGCCCAGAAGTGGAGCGACGTCCGCTCGGAGTGGCCCGACAAGGAACTCGACCTGTACGGCCCGACCTCGGCATCCGGCACCTTCGACTACTTCACCGAGGCGGTCATCGGCGAGGAGGACAGCCACCGACAGGACTACTCCGCGACCGAGCAGGACCGCCAGATCATCACCGGCGTCAAGGGCTCCTCGACCGCGATGGGCTACCTCGGCTTCGCGTACTACTCCGAGAACACGGACGAGGTCAAGGCGCTCGCCGTCGACAACGGCGACGGGAAGTGCGTCAAGCCGTCCATCGAGACCGCAAAGAGCGGCGAGTACAAGCCGCTCTCGCGCCCACTGTTCACGTACCCGCGCGTGCAGTCCATGCAGGAGGAACCGCAGGTCCGCGCGTTCGCCGAGTACTTCGTCGAGCAGTCCGCCGAGCGGTCCCTTGTCGCCGACAAGGTCGGCTACGTGCCCAACTCCGAGGAGGAGATGCAGGCACAGATGGACAAGCTCTCGGAGTACCTCGAGGAGTAA